ATGCCGCCGCTGCTGGCGCAGACGCCCATCGAGATGACCCAGCGGGGCTCGGCCATCTGGTCGTAGATCTGCCGCAGCACCGGGGCCATCTTCTGGCTGACCCGGCCGGCCACGATCATCAGGTCGGCCTGCCGGGGCGAGGCGCGGAAGACCTCCATGCCCCACCGGCCCATGTCGTAGTGCGGGCCACCCGCGGCCATCATCTCGATGGCGCAACAGGCCAGGCCGAAGGTGGCGCCCCAGACGGACGACTTCCGCGACCAGTTGACCAGCTTCTCGACGCTGGTGAGCAGGACGCCGGAGGGAAGCTTCTCCTCGATGCCCATCTGCTACCTCCTCAGTCCCAGTCCAGGCCGCCGCGCCGCCACACGTAGGCGTAGGCGACGAAGACCGCGACGATGAACATGACCATCTCCACGAAGCCGAAGATCGGCAGGGCGTCGAACGAGACCGCCCAGGGGTAGAGGAAGATGATCTCGATGTCGAAGACGATGAAGAGCATCGCCGTCAGGTAGAACTTGATCGGGAACCGGCCGCCGCCGACCGGCTGCGGGCTCGGCTCGATGCCACACTCGTACGCCTCGAGCTTGGCCTTGTTCAGACGCCGGGGGCCGGCGAATCGGGCGGCGGCCACGGAGAACAGCGCGAACCCCGCGGCGAGGGCGAACAGCCCGATGATGGGTGCATAAGGCGAGAGCGTCATCGTTGTCCCCTGCTCGTCCTTCCCTGACCTCGGTGGTTGGCCAAAATCACACTATTCACGTCCCTGACGACCGCGGTCGGCGGGGGTCGATCTCGGTCCGCTCCGTGGGCCGGTGGCCCCGGACCGGTGGTCTCCTACACGGCCGGCGCCGCCCTCGTCATGGCGTTGATGACCCGGTCCATCGCGTCCCCGCCGCGCGGGTCGGTCAGGTTCGCCAGCAGCTTGAGCACGAAGCGCATGAGCATCGGGTGCGGCATGCCGTGCTTCGTGGCCATCCGCATCACCTCGGGGCGGCCGATCAGCTTCACGAAGATCCCGCCGAGCCGGTAGTAGCCGCCGAAGCGGGCCTTCAGCTCCTGCGGGTACGCCATCAGCGCCCGCTCCCGCTCGGCGCCGGCCGGGCGGGCGAGCGCCTGCACGGCGACCTCCGCGGCCAGCTCACCGGACTCCATCGCGTACGCGATGCCCTCGCCGTTGAACGGGTTGACCATGCCGCCGGAGTCGCCGACGAGCAGCACGCCCCGGCTGTAGTGCGGGACCCGGTTGAAGCCCATCGGCAGCGCGGCGCCGAGGATCGGCCCCTCCGCGTTGGCCTCGTCGGTCATCCCCCAGTCCTCCGGGGTGTTGGCCAGCCAGTCGGTGAGCAGTCGCCGGTAGTTGGTCTTGCCGAAGGCCGACGAGGAGTTGAGGACGCCCAGGCCGACGTTCACCCGGCCGTCGCCGAGGCCGAAGATCCAGCCGTAGCCGGGCAGCAGCGCCTCGTTGCCCTTGGACCGCAGCTCAAGCCACGACTCCAGGTAGTCGTCGTCGTGCTTGGCGGGTGAGCGGTAGTAGCGGCGGACCGCGACGCCGATCGGCCGGTCCTCCCGCTTGGCCATGCCGAGGGCGAGCGGGAAGCGGCCGGAGACGCCGTCCGCGGCGACCACGAGCGGCGCGTGGAAGGTGGCCGGCTCCTTGCCGGGGCCGACCTCGGCCTGCACGCCTGTCACCCGGTCGTCGGCGTCGAGCACCGGGCCGAGCACGTTGACGCCGGTACGCAGCGTCGCCCCGGCGTCGACGGCCCGCCGGGCGAGCAGGTCGTCGAAGTCGAGCCGGGTCCGGACCAGGCCGTAGTTGGGGAAGCTGGCCAGGTCGGGCCAGTCCAGCTCCAGGCGCACCCCGCCGCCGATCACCCGCAGGCCCTTGTTGTGCAACCAACCGGCCTCGGGGGACGTGTCCACGCCCATCCGGATCAGCTGCCGCACGGCGCGGGGGGTGAGCCCGTCGCCGCAGACCTTCTCCCGGGGGAACTCCGTCTTCTCCAGCAGCAGCACGCGTACGCCGTGCCGTGCCAGGTGGTATGCCGTGGCCGATCCTCCGGGACCGGCGCCCACGACGATGACGTCGGCGTCGTTCTCCACCGCGGTCATCCGCGCCTCCTCCCGCATGCTCGTGAAATGCTTCACAAGCCGATCGGGTTGGAGTCTATGACCGGCGTTACACCAGTACGCGCTGAGGGGGTCCTAACTTCCCGGAAGCCGTCCGGTAAGCGGGTGGAGATCGGTCACGGGCGGGTCGGCGCGGCCGGTCCGAGACCGGCGTCGAGCCGGATCGTCTCGGGCAGGTGGTCGCGCAGCGCGCCGCCGGCCGCGCGGTCCAGCGCGGCCAGCACCTCGGCGACCACCTGGCGCATCTCCACCGGATCCGCGCCGGCCAACTCCGTCAGCTGCGCGACCAACTCGGCGGCGTCGTCGTCGGTGGTGGTGGCGTGGTCGGATCGCGTCATGGCCGCGAGCCTACGGCGACCATGACGGATAAGTCCGACATTCACGAAATGGGACTGAAGTGTCAGCTCCGGACGGCACGGTGCAGGGCGACGACACCGCCGGTCAGGTTGCGCCACGCCACCCGGCCCCAGCCGGCCGCGCCGACCCGCGCCGCCAGGGCGGCCTGGTCCGGCCAGGCCCGGATCGACTCGGCGAGATAGACGTAGGCGTCCGGGTTGCTGGACACCGTCCGGGCCACCGCCGGCAACGACCGCATCAGGTACGACAGGTAGACCGTGCGGAACGCCGGGTTGACCGGGGTGCTGAACTCGCACACCACGAGCCGCCCGCCCGGCCTGGTGACCCGGGCCAGCTCGCGCAGCGCGGCATCGGTGTCGTTCACGTTGCGCAGCGCGAAGGAGATGGTCACCGCGTCGAAGCTGGCGTCGGCGAACGGCAGCCGCAGCGCGTCCCCGGCCAGCAGCGGCACCGCCGGGCGGGTGCGCTTGCCGGCGTGCAGCATGCCGAGCGACAGGTCGGCGCCGACCGCGTACGCCCCGGAGTGGGCCAGCTCCTCGGTCGAGACGCCGGTGCCGGCGCCCACGTCGAGCACCCGCTCGCCGGGGCGCAGCCCGAGCGCCGCCCGGGTGGCCCGCCGCCAGGGCCGGTCCTGCCCGAAGGAGAGCACGGTGTTGGTCAGGTCGTAGCGGGCCGCCACCCCGTCGAACATGGCGGCGACCTCGTGCGGCTGCTTCTCCAGGCTGGCGCGCCGGCCCTGCGGGGAACGACTACTCACCCCTCCACTCTGCCAGCCACGCCACCCGGGTACGGCGCGGGGGCGGAGTGGTCGCCCACCCCGCCCCCGCGTCGTGCGGTCTTCGGGTCAGTCCCCGGTGCGCTCCTCGTTCGGCGCGACGTCAGCCCTCGGTGCGCTCTTCGTTCGGCGCGACCAGGACGACCTTGCGACGCCGGGACAGCATCAGCAGCGCCGCGCCGGCGGCGAGCACCAACGCGCCGATCCCACCGATCAGGCCCACCTGCATACCGGTCACCGGCAGGCCGCCGTCGCCGGAGCCGCCGCCGTTGCCACCACCGGTGGTCGGGGTCGGGACCGGGGTCACGCTGCCGCTCGGGGTCGGCTCGGCGGTCGGGGTCGGCTCGGCGGTCGGGGTGACCGTCGGACTCGGGCTCGGCTCCGCGCTCGGGTCGACGAAGACGTCGAACTGGGCGGTGTTGTCGCCGTCGTCGACCTCGGCGAAGGCGCGACGCTGGGCCGAGCTGGCGACGCGCGGGGCCTCCTCGGGCTCCCCGGTGGCGGAGTCCCTGCCCTTGGCCCAGACGATGCCCGGCCCGAGCAGCTTCTCGGTCACGTCCGCACCGACCGTCACCCGGACGTCGGCGGTGTAGAACTCTCCGGGCTTCAGCACCGCGCCCCGGTCCTCGCAGAGCGCCTGCGCGGTGCCCAGGACCTGCTCGACGCAGCCCTCGGGCAGCTCGGCGAAGGTGACGCCGGCCGGCAGCGTGATCCCGTACGTGATGCCGGTGGCCTTGCGGCTGCCGTCGTTGAACACGGCCCAGTCCAGCGGCGCGGTCTCGCCCGGCCGGACCGGACGGAGGTCCGCCTCGCCCGCGACGTCGCCGTCCACGTCCACGTCGGCGTAGACGTCCTGCACCCACGTGGTGAGGTCGTAGCCGGGGGCGGTGACGGCGATGTCGTGGTCGACGGAGTCCAGGATCCCGTTGCCGTTGGCCGCGCTGATCGAGACCGTGAGCGTGCCCGCCGCGCCCTTGCCGCCGGTGGAGAAGAGCGGGAGGCCGAAGTCCTCGGTGGTGCCGGCGGCCAGGTCACCGAGCAGGCAGGAGAAGGCGGTCCCCGTCACCGTGCAGCCGTCCGGGACCAGCACGCCGACCTTTTTGGCCTTGAGGCCCTTCGTCTCCACCGTGACCCGGACGCCCTTCGCGTCGACGGTGCCGGTGGTGTTGTTCACCTGGAACTTGAACGGCTTGGCCTTGGCCTCGTCGACGCCCTTGGCCAGCTTGTAGCTGAGCGGGATGAGCGTGAGGTCGGACTCGCCGGCGGCGTGCGCCGGTCCGGTGACGGCGCCGAGGCCGGCGGTGGAAAGCAGAGCCACCACACCGGCACGGGCCAGTGTGGAGCGGTAACGGAAAGTCATGGTTCCCCCGGGGGGTAGGGAAGCGCAGATCACGCACGGAACGAACGGACGGTACCGGAGCGACGCGGCGGTGCGCCAGCCGATGCGCGGGTGGAAATTCCCACCTACCTCGACCGACAGCAGGGGCGGGATGGTCACCCATCCCGCCCCGGCCGCGGTGCGTTATGTGGACGGCCCTCATGGGCCGATGGAGGACAACCGTCAGGCGGTCGACTTCCCGGTCACCCGATGTCACCAGAGCGGCCCCCGGGTGGCGCGGAAAAAGCGTATGGGCGGGGACATTAGCGGTCCGCGATCTTCCTCGCCATCCCCGGCGGCGGAGGCCGGTCGACCGGCCCGCCGAAAGGATCCCTTCGCCCAGCAACCCTCGGCCGTTCGACCCAACGACGGCCGTCACCCACGGTACGGAGACACGTGCGAGCGGTCAGTTCACCTCGACCAGCGGCAGCGACTTCCCGACCCCGCCGCCCGGCAGGGCGATCGACGAGAAGTGCGAGACCACACGGTCGTCGCTCGGGTCGTCCGCCGGCGTGCGGTGCACCGCGAGGCGGCGGTAGAGCGTGTCCCGCTGGGCCGGGATCCGGTCCGCCGACCGGATCATGCCGATCAGCTCGTGCAGGTTGGACCGGTGCCGGGCCCCGGCCGAGGAGATGACGTTCTCCTCCAGCATGATCGAGCCCAGGTCGTCCACTCCCATGTGCAGGCTGAGCTGCCCGGCGTCCTTTCCCGTGGTCAGCCAGGACGCCTGGAGGTGCGGCACCGTCTCGAAGAAGAGGCGGGCGACCGCGACCAGACGCAGATATTCCAGCGTGGTGGCCTGGGTGCGGCCCTTCAGGTGGTTGTTCTCCGGCTGGTACGTCCACGGGATGAACGCCCGGAAACCGCCGGTGCGGTCCTGCACGTCGCGGATCATCCGCAGGTGCTCGATCCGCTCGGCGTTGGTCTCGCCGGTGCCCATCATCATGGTGGCGGTCGACTCCAGGCCCTGTCGGTGCGCCAGCTCCATCACCTCGAGCCAGCGCGCGCCGGACTCCTTCAGCGGGGCGATCGCCTTGCGTGGCCGGTCCGGCAGCATCTCGGCGCCGGCACCGGCGATCGAGTCCAGGCCGGCGGCCTTGATCCGGGCGATGGCCTCGTCCAGGCTCACCCCGGAGACCTTCGCCATGTGCAGGATCTCGCTCGGGCCGATCGAGTGGATGGCGAGCTGCGGGTAGGCCGTCTTGACCGAGGAGAACAGCTCCTCGTAGTAGTCCACGCCGTAGTCCGGGTGGTGCCCGCCCTGGAGCATGACCTGGGTGGCGCCCAGCTCGACCGCCTCGCCGCAGCGGCGCAGGATCTCCTCGGTCGGATGGGTCCAGCCCTCGGCGTGCTTGGGGGCCCGGTAGAACGCGCAGAACTTGCACGCCGTCACGCAGACGTTCGTGTAGTTGATGTTGCGGTCGATCAGGTAGGTGACGATGTTGTCCGGGTAGCGGCGTCGCCGTACCGCGTCGGCCGCCTCGCCCAGCGCGTGGAAGGGCGCCTCGGTGTAGAGCAGCAGGGCCTCCTCGGGCGTGATCCGCCCGCCGTCCGCGCCACGCTGCAGGATGTCGTCGATCTCCCGGCTCACCGTCACGCCATCGAGCGTACGTCGCGCGCTCCACGGACTGTTCGCCGCCGCCTCGACATGCGGCGTCGACCCCATAACATCATGCTGGAAGCATCATCAGAAGGCCTGGATCGTCAGTTATTGACATCCCAGGCAGTGAAGAGGGGTAAAGTAAGATTCGAGGATTGGAGCTGGCGGCAAATGTTACTGCGCTTCCGGGCGACCAACTTTGCCTCGTTGCGGGATGAGGCCGAGTTGAGCCTCGTCGCCACCGATGAGCACCCTGACCTCGCGGTCCGCCCGGTGCCACGGGAAAGGCTCAACGCGCTACCCGTCGTCGGCATCTTCGGGCCGAACGCCTCTGGCAAGTCCAACGTCGTGAAGGCGCTGGGGTTCGCCCGCGACGCGGTTCGCCTCTCGCATCAGCGATGGCTTCCGGAGGAGCCCATTCCGGGTCGGTGGCCGTTCCGGCTCGACGCCGACAGCGGCAGCCGGCCGAGCGAGTTCGTCTTCGACTTCGTCGTCGACGACGTCAGGTACGAGTTCGGCTTCTCGCTGGACGACGAGGCGATCCGGCAGGAGTGGCTGTACGCGTTCCCGAAAGGTCGACGGCAGGTCTACCTCGAACGCGAGGGCAACTCGCTGCACTTCGGAAACCACCTGACCGGGCCACGTGAGCTGATCGCGGAGACCGTACGACCGAACAGCCTCTTCCTCTCCGCCGCCGCCGCGCTCAACCATCCCCAGCTCGGCCGGATCTACCGCTGGTTCAGTCCGCGGCAGATGATCGCGGCAGAGCACGAGCCGACGCCGCGCCGCCCACCGCACTGCCTGCCGGACGACCGGATGCTCGCCCTCATGCGCTTCGCCGACCTGGGCATCGTCGGCGCGGAGATCGTTCAGCGCGACGGCGGCGGAGCCCCAGGGCCGATGGAGCCGAAGATCGAGTTCCTGCACTCTGCGTCCACCGAGGGCGGCGAGGCCACCATGCCCTGGCAGTGGGAGTCGGCCGGCACCCGCAACTGGTTCGACCTCCTGCAACTGGCCGTGCGGGCCCTGGACGCCGGCGGGCTGTTGGCCATCGACGATCTGGGGAGCGAGTTGCATCCCCTTCTCACGGCGGCATTCGTCCGGCTCTTTCATGAGCCGGCTACGAACCCGCGCGGTGCACAGCTCATCTTCAACAGCCACGACGTCGGCCTCCTCGGCCGCCATCGTGATATCCGGCTTGCCCGGGATCAGGTGTGGCTCACCGAAAAGGACGAAACTGGCGCATCCCGCCTCTATCCGCTCAGCGAGTTCCGGGTGCGTGGCGGCCTGGACGACGTCGAGGGCAGATATCTCAAGGGCCGGTACGGCGCCGTGCCGTTCCTCGATCACGAGACGCTGAACCTCCTCGACCCGTCGGTCCGAGCGGCTTGACATCGAAAACTCTAGCACCAAAGCTTTACGCTTTGAAGGCTTAAGTTCAAGTGTCTGGAGCGTGAACGTGGCCATCGAGACCCACCGTTGCCAGGCGACCCGATGACCCGGACCAGCCGACCGCTGCGACGGCGCACCGGTCGCTACGACGAGCGTCGGACCTATCTGATCTGCAGCGAGGGGGAGAACACCGAGACCTGGTACTTCAAGGGGCTACGACGTGAGCTTCGGGCCGGCACCGTCCGAATCAACATCCTCTCCGGGAAAGGTGAACCGTACGGGGTGGTCGAGAAGGCCATCGCCGAGGCGAACCAGGCCGCAGCCGATGGCGATGCCTACGACGAGGTGTGGGTCGTATTCGATGTGGAGGCGCCTCAACCGCACGCCCGGCTCGCTTCCGCACTCGCTCTGGCCGCCCGACACGGCATCCGATGCGCGGTCTCGAACCCATGCTTCGAGGTCTTTCTCCTGCTGCACTACGAGGATCTCTTCGCCTACCTGACCACCGACGAAGCATGCCGTCGACTTGAGCGGCACCCGTGCGGATACAGTCCACGAGGCAAGCTCGTGAACTTCGAGGCCCTCCGGTCGGGCCGCGCGAACGCACTGAGCAGGGCGGCGCGGCTGGACCGCCTGCACCGGGAGAAGCCGGTGGACGCCCGCAACCCGTCGACCTCAGTCCCGAGTCTGGTAACCGCCCTCGTGGCGCACAATGGCCCCCGTTCCGTCCGATGACCTTCGGAGCCGAGGAAGAGGAGCGGACCGCGGCTATGCACGAAATCGAGATCGACGACGAGGTGTACGCGCTGCTTCAGCGGCACGCCCAACCCTTCGTTGACCGTGAGAACGACGTCCTTCGCAGGCTGTTGCGGCTCGACACCGGCACCGGTGCTGGCGTAGGAGGCGAGCGGAATGCCGGTGACCTCTCCAGGTTGATCGAGGCCGGGCTGTTGGAGCCGGACGACGAACTCGTCCACGTCCAGAAGCGCAAGCGTCTCACTCATCGGGCGGTGGTCACGGCGGACGGGAACATCCGACTTCCCGACGGGTCCACCTACACCAAACCGTCGCCTGCGCTCAAAGCCTGTGTGGGTCACGACATCAACGGCTGGGGACAATGGACCCATGCACGCAGTGGCCACTCCCTGCAGGAGCTCCGCGAGCAGCTCAGGGAACGGTGAAAGCGGTCGGCTACCACGCCCTCCGACGGGCGTCGTAGCCGACCGCTTTCCGGATCGGCGGTTAGAAGATGCGCGGGATGGAGGTGGCCGACCAGCCCTGCCCGACCGGGTTCTCGCTGGTGACGTAGAGCTTGTAGTCGGCAGAGAGGTCACCGGTGGCCCGGAAGCCGAGCAGCTTCCCGTCCGTCTGCTGCCCGACCAGGTCGGTCCGGCCGTCGCCGGAGAGGTCACCGACCAGGATCCGGGGCCGGTTCGCCGCCGTCCAGTTCGTGCCCACGTTCAGGTAGGGGCCCGGGAAGGTGAGGGCGCTGCCGGTCAGGTCACCTGACGACCGGTAGACCCGCAGCGTGCCGTCCGCCAACTGGGCCACCAGGTCGACGACGGTGTCGCCGTCCACGTCACCGACCAGGATGCGCGGGATCGAACTGCTCTTCCAGCCGCTGCCGACCACCTTCGCCTGCGCGGTCGACGGGAACAGCTTTCCGTCGCCGGAGACGTCGCCGCTGGACGGGAAGCCCTTCATGCTGCCGTCCGCGTACTGGGCGATCACGTCCGTACGGCCGTCGCCGTTGAAGTCACCGGTCAGGATCCGCGGCACCGCCGACGTGGTGAAACCGTCGCCGACCACCCGCGCCGGCGCCGAGAACAGGCGGGCGTCGGCGGAGAGGTCGCCGCTGGAGGTCCACACCTTCAACGTGCCGTTGAGCAGTTGGCCGAGCAGGTCGGTCCGCCCGTCCCCGTCGAAGTCACCGACGTGGAGACGCGGGATCGACCCGATCGTGAAGGCGGTGCCGACCTTGACCGGGGTGGGGAAGAGCCGGCCGTCGGCGGAGACGTCACCCGTCGACGCCCACGCGGTGAGCGTGCCGTCGGAGGTCCCCCCGATGATGTCCGAGCGACCGTCACCGTTGAAGTCGCCGACAAGCACCCGTGGGCGGTTCGACGCCGACCAGTTGGTGCCGACGTACGGGTACGGCCCGGGGAACAACGGCGCCGTGCCCGACATGTCGCCGCTGGACGGGTAGAGACGCAGCCGGTTGTCGGCCGTCTGCGCAAGCACGTCGGCGCGGCAGTCGCCGGTCCAGTCCCCGAGCATCGCCAGGCTCGACTGGTCCCCCGGCACCACCGTGCCGCCGCCCGCGTTGCAGGTGGAGATGCTGTTGGTCCGGATCCAGGCGGCCAGGTCGTCGGTACGCACCTCGACCGCGTCGCGGCGCGTCTCCGTCTCGGCCAGGCAGCCGCCCTGCCAGGACCTGTCGTGCAGGGCGACCAGTTGCGGAACCCCGCCGGCCACCCGGACGGTCGGCCCGCCGGCATCGCCCTTGCAGGTCGTCGGGCCGCCGCTGTCCGGGTTGGTGATGTCGACGGTGATGTCGGTCACCGCCGCCGCGGTGACACCCACGCCGTGCAGCTTGTCGGGCGCCCACTCGGTGGCCGTCCGGCCGAAGCCGAGCGCCTGGAACTGCTCACCCTGCGCCGGGGCGGTGGTGCCGAGCGCCACCGGGGCGACTGCGACCGCCGGGACGGCCAGCCGCAGCAACGCCACGTTCCGGTCGGGGTGGGGAACCACCCAGGAGACCCGCCGGACGTGACCTCCGGTGGCGGCCAGGTCGAGCCGGCCCACGGTCACCGTGGTCGGCCGGCTCGGCGCACCGGTCGCCGGGGCCGACGCGCCGTCGGTCACACAGGACCGGGTGGTGAGCACCCACTGCGGCGCCACAAGCGCCCCCGAACAGCCGTGCACGTCGCCGAAGACCACCTTGGCCGCGAACGTGTACGCCGGGTCGGTGACCGGCGTGCCGCCGCTCACCGCCCGCGCCGGCGCGCCCGCCACCAGCCCCGCGCCGGCAAGCGTCACGACCCCGGCCAGCAGCGCGCGGCGGCGCTGTCGTCGTCGATGGTGTCCCGTCATGGTGCTCCCCCGTTCGATGTGGCGCCCCGGGCGACCACTCGGCCCGATGCGCGGAACGCCCGCCGCCAGGGGCGCGCGACGAACGCGACGCTCCGGCAACGGGCGATGACGGTTGGCAATATAGAGGATCAAGGGCTGCTTCGCTGTCCTGCTCGCCCACGACACCAGCAGCACGCTGCGGGCCTACCAGTCGAGGTGACTCCTTAGGTCGCCGCGCGAGGGCCGAGATCTTGGAGGGAAATGGCCCCTGGAGGGGCACTTAGCTTCCAAGATCTCTCCCGCTTCCAGGAGGCGAGAGGGATTTCCCGCCATTTGAGGGGCGGCGAGCCGTCAGGAGCGGTTCGGCGGGCCGGCGACGAAGGCGGCCCAGGCCATCCGGTCGAAGGCGAGCACCG
The genomic region above belongs to Micromonospora sp. WMMD1128 and contains:
- a CDS encoding RloB family protein produces the protein MTRTSRPLRRRTGRYDERRTYLICSEGENTETWYFKGLRRELRAGTVRINILSGKGEPYGVVEKAIAEANQAAADGDAYDEVWVVFDVEAPQPHARLASALALAARHGIRCAVSNPCFEVFLLLHYEDLFAYLTTDEACRRLERHPCGYSPRGKLVNFEALRSGRANALSRAARLDRLHREKPVDARNPSTSVPSLVTALVAHNGPRSVR
- a CDS encoding ATP-binding protein; amino-acid sequence: MLLRFRATNFASLRDEAELSLVATDEHPDLAVRPVPRERLNALPVVGIFGPNASGKSNVVKALGFARDAVRLSHQRWLPEEPIPGRWPFRLDADSGSRPSEFVFDFVVDDVRYEFGFSLDDEAIRQEWLYAFPKGRRQVYLEREGNSLHFGNHLTGPRELIAETVRPNSLFLSAAAALNHPQLGRIYRWFSPRQMIAAEHEPTPRRPPHCLPDDRMLALMRFADLGIVGAEIVQRDGGGAPGPMEPKIEFLHSASTEGGEATMPWQWESAGTRNWFDLLQLAVRALDAGGLLAIDDLGSELHPLLTAAFVRLFHEPATNPRGAQLIFNSHDVGLLGRHRDIRLARDQVWLTEKDETGASRLYPLSEFRVRGGLDDVEGRYLKGRYGAVPFLDHETLNLLDPSVRAA
- the mqnC gene encoding cyclic dehypoxanthinyl futalosine synthase, which encodes MTVSREIDDILQRGADGGRITPEEALLLYTEAPFHALGEAADAVRRRRYPDNIVTYLIDRNINYTNVCVTACKFCAFYRAPKHAEGWTHPTEEILRRCGEAVELGATQVMLQGGHHPDYGVDYYEELFSSVKTAYPQLAIHSIGPSEILHMAKVSGVSLDEAIARIKAAGLDSIAGAGAEMLPDRPRKAIAPLKESGARWLEVMELAHRQGLESTATMMMGTGETNAERIEHLRMIRDVQDRTGGFRAFIPWTYQPENNHLKGRTQATTLEYLRLVAVARLFFETVPHLQASWLTTGKDAGQLSLHMGVDDLGSIMLEENVISSAGARHRSNLHELIGMIRSADRIPAQRDTLYRRLAVHRTPADDPSDDRVVSHFSSIALPGGGVGKSLPLVEVN
- a CDS encoding cell wall anchor protein, which codes for MTFRYRSTLARAGVVALLSTAGLGAVTGPAHAAGESDLTLIPLSYKLAKGVDEAKAKPFKFQVNNTTGTVDAKGVRVTVETKGLKAKKVGVLVPDGCTVTGTAFSCLLGDLAAGTTEDFGLPLFSTGGKGAAGTLTVSISAANGNGILDSVDHDIAVTAPGYDLTTWVQDVYADVDVDGDVAGEADLRPVRPGETAPLDWAVFNDGSRKATGITYGITLPAGVTFAELPEGCVEQVLGTAQALCEDRGAVLKPGEFYTADVRVTVGADVTEKLLGPGIVWAKGRDSATGEPEEAPRVASSAQRRAFAEVDDGDNTAQFDVFVDPSAEPSPSPTVTPTAEPTPTAEPTPSGSVTPVPTPTTGGGNGGGSGDGGLPVTGMQVGLIGGIGALVLAAGAALLMLSRRRKVVLVAPNEERTEG
- a CDS encoding NADH-quinone oxidoreductase subunit A → MTLSPYAPIIGLFALAAGFALFSVAAARFAGPRRLNKAKLEAYECGIEPSPQPVGGGRFPIKFYLTAMLFIVFDIEIIFLYPWAVSFDALPIFGFVEMVMFIVAVFVAYAYVWRRGGLDWD
- a CDS encoding demethylmenaquinone methyltransferase, translating into MFDGVAARYDLTNTVLSFGQDRPWRRATRAALGLRPGERVLDVGAGTGVSTEELAHSGAYAVGADLSLGMLHAGKRTRPAVPLLAGDALRLPFADASFDAVTISFALRNVNDTDAALRELARVTRPGGRLVVCEFSTPVNPAFRTVYLSYLMRSLPAVARTVSSNPDAYVYLAESIRAWPDQAALAARVGAAGWGRVAWRNLTGGVVALHRAVRS
- a CDS encoding geranylgeranyl reductase family protein, which encodes MTAVENDADVIVVGAGPGGSATAYHLARHGVRVLLLEKTEFPREKVCGDGLTPRAVRQLIRMGVDTSPEAGWLHNKGLRVIGGGVRLELDWPDLASFPNYGLVRTRLDFDDLLARRAVDAGATLRTGVNVLGPVLDADDRVTGVQAEVGPGKEPATFHAPLVVAADGVSGRFPLALGMAKREDRPIGVAVRRYYRSPAKHDDDYLESWLELRSKGNEALLPGYGWIFGLGDGRVNVGLGVLNSSSAFGKTNYRRLLTDWLANTPEDWGMTDEANAEGPILGAALPMGFNRVPHYSRGVLLVGDSGGMVNPFNGEGIAYAMESGELAAEVAVQALARPAGAERERALMAYPQELKARFGGYYRLGGIFVKLIGRPEVMRMATKHGMPHPMLMRFVLKLLANLTDPRGGDAMDRVINAMTRAAPAV
- a CDS encoding FG-GAP-like repeat-containing protein — translated: MTGHHRRRQRRRALLAGVVTLAGAGLVAGAPARAVSGGTPVTDPAYTFAAKVVFGDVHGCSGALVAPQWVLTTRSCVTDGASAPATGAPSRPTTVTVGRLDLAATGGHVRRVSWVVPHPDRNVALLRLAVPAVAVAPVALGTTAPAQGEQFQALGFGRTATEWAPDKLHGVGVTAAAVTDITVDITNPDSGGPTTCKGDAGGPTVRVAGGVPQLVALHDRSWQGGCLAETETRRDAVEVRTDDLAAWIRTNSISTCNAGGGTVVPGDQSSLAMLGDWTGDCRADVLAQTADNRLRLYPSSGDMSGTAPLFPGPYPYVGTNWSASNRPRVLVGDFNGDGRSDIIGGTSDGTLTAWASTGDVSADGRLFPTPVKVGTAFTIGSIPRLHVGDFDGDGRTDLLGQLLNGTLKVWTSSGDLSADARLFSAPARVVGDGFTTSAVPRILTGDFNGDGRTDVIAQYADGSMKGFPSSGDVSGDGKLFPSTAQAKVVGSGWKSSSIPRILVGDVDGDTVVDLVAQLADGTLRVYRSSGDLTGSALTFPGPYLNVGTNWTAANRPRILVGDLSGDGRTDLVGQQTDGKLLGFRATGDLSADYKLYVTSENPVGQGWSATSIPRIF